One genomic region from Sphingobacterium sp. UGAL515B_05 encodes:
- a CDS encoding RagB/SusD family nutrient uptake outer membrane protein has product MKKTSYIYHSMLFGSLILGSCSSSFLDVEPMTSVLESNFYKTVADADMALVGCYDGYQRTTSNGSQSFYLTAEVAADNCFGGTGTTDGRSFQAIDRFDIAQSQSDNNIFDGTWSDYYAGIFRCNTLLGKLDGTDFSGNTTARARIEGETKFLRATMYFDLVRLFENIPLLTSPTNENIPQSDPKAIYQLIVSDLKFAAANIPATAYPKSAAATNDGRATPFAAKALLARVYLFYAGYYGSEDIGVSKAEALAGLEEVISSGQFALVADFKNLWPAASYIPNASNNTLDISKYAGKGNAEVVFAQKFNNTSNYNGYVDGNRWVVFLGLRGKNWSPYGQGWGACTVSKKFFNEFDNMDTRKTASIIDIDGENITGFDLKDQREYTGYTIKKYAPTALPDGTTNTGGDKDMQLSQDQDYFVIRYADVLLMAAELGSANAQKYFDEVRKRAYKTNFVPLAVSKNNILKERKFEFAFEGIRYWDVLRQGLNNAAATLETTEDVPSGSVPEKVTVTKERFLTTKGFMQIPNKQITLSNGVLKQNAGWN; this is encoded by the coding sequence ATGAAAAAAACGAGCTATATCTATCATTCCATGTTATTTGGATCCTTAATCTTAGGATCATGTTCATCCAGTTTTTTGGATGTCGAACCGATGACAAGCGTTTTGGAAAGCAATTTTTATAAAACCGTAGCCGATGCTGACATGGCTCTGGTCGGTTGTTATGATGGTTATCAACGGACGACCTCCAATGGGAGCCAGTCTTTCTATCTGACAGCAGAGGTGGCCGCCGACAATTGTTTTGGCGGAACAGGTACAACAGACGGTCGCTCATTTCAGGCAATAGACCGTTTTGATATTGCGCAGTCCCAATCGGACAATAATATCTTTGATGGTACCTGGTCTGATTACTACGCGGGAATTTTTCGCTGCAATACCCTTTTGGGAAAATTGGACGGTACTGATTTTTCAGGCAACACAACAGCGCGGGCACGTATCGAAGGGGAAACGAAATTCCTGCGGGCCACCATGTACTTTGATCTCGTCCGTTTATTCGAAAACATCCCTTTGCTAACCAGCCCGACCAATGAGAATATTCCACAGTCGGACCCCAAAGCGATTTATCAACTGATTGTTTCAGACCTTAAATTTGCGGCCGCCAATATCCCAGCAACAGCTTACCCCAAGTCAGCTGCGGCCACAAATGATGGTCGGGCAACTCCATTTGCTGCCAAAGCGCTACTCGCCCGTGTTTATCTGTTTTATGCAGGCTATTATGGCAGTGAAGATATCGGTGTCTCCAAGGCCGAAGCCCTGGCGGGACTCGAAGAAGTTATCAGCAGCGGCCAGTTTGCGCTGGTGGCAGATTTCAAAAATCTGTGGCCGGCAGCGAGTTATATCCCCAATGCAAGCAATAATACGTTAGATATTTCCAAATATGCCGGTAAGGGAAATGCTGAGGTTGTATTTGCACAGAAATTCAACAATACATCGAACTACAACGGTTATGTTGATGGCAACCGCTGGGTCGTCTTTCTGGGCTTGCGTGGTAAAAATTGGTCGCCTTATGGCCAAGGATGGGGGGCATGTACGGTAAGCAAAAAGTTCTTCAATGAGTTTGACAACATGGATACACGCAAAACTGCCTCAATTATTGATATCGATGGCGAGAATATCACGGGATTTGACCTGAAAGACCAGCGTGAGTATACAGGTTACACCATCAAAAAATACGCCCCCACGGCATTGCCGGACGGCACCACCAATACAGGCGGGGATAAGGATATGCAACTGTCCCAAGACCAGGATTACTTTGTCATCCGCTACGCTGATGTCTTGCTTATGGCGGCAGAACTCGGTTCCGCAAACGCACAGAAATACTTTGACGAGGTAAGGAAAAGAGCGTATAAGACCAATTTTGTGCCGCTAGCAGTTTCAAAAAACAATATTCTGAAGGAAAGAAAATTTGAATTTGCGTTTGAAGGTATCCGCTATTGGGATGTATTGCGGCAGGGGCTGAATAATGCCGCCGCTACACTGGAAACAACCGAAGATGTGCCCAGTGGATCTGTGCCGGAGAAGGTCACTGTGACTAAAGAGCGTTTTTTGACAACGAAAGGATTTATGCAAATACCCAACAAGCAGATTACCTTATCCAATGGTGTACTGAAACAAAATGCCGGCTGGAACTAA